The genomic segment AGTGTAATAGGCCGGCGCCAGGAACTCTGTGCGTTCCCGGATGAAAAGCTCTGCCGCGCCGAACAAGGCGTCGCCGACATCGGCAATGACGACGGTATTCTTCGAGAGAAAGCGGTTCAGGCGTTCAAAGAGTGCCTTAACCTTGAGCGGCGATGCCCCCGAGGCACGACGGGCGGGTTCCCCGTCCGCAGAATAGCCGGCGCGGGCGTGAGGCTCTGTCAGAGCCGCAGGGCGGGGGATTTTCGCCAAAGGCCTCCGCGGCATACGCAAGCGGCGCAGGCCATTGAGGAAATCTTTGAACCGCACCTCCTCATAGGAGTGATATCGGATCGACAACTTCTCGCTTGTGGCGGAGATGCAACGGGCGGGGTCCAAATGGGCGGTATAGATGCCGAGATTAATGTCGGTCAGGAAGGCGCCCAGCATGATCAGGCAGTCGCTCGACTCAACGTATTGGCGCACATCCTCGCGGCCCATGGCCCCCTCATAAATGCCCATGTAAAGCGGGTGCTGTTCGCCAATGACCGATTTGCCCAGGACCGTTGCGGCAATGGGGATTCGGGTACGCTCGACCAAATCCAGAACCTCGTCCTGCAGCCCAAACCGATGCACCTCGACGTCGGCAAGAATGGCCGGTTTGCGGGCTGACTGGATCATCTGACGCGCCTCAACCAGCGCCGCCTGGAGTGAGCGTTGATTGCTCCGTTCGTGAATCTCGGGGGTGCGGTAGTGGGGGATGCCTGGAATAAACACCATATCGCGCGGCAATTCGAGATAAACCGGGCGCTTGAAGCGCAAGGCCGCGTGCAGGACGCGATCGATTTCCTGGAAGGCAGTTTGGGGATCGCTCAGAACGGCCGAGGCGATGGTGAGTTGCTCGAAGACCTTCTTTTGGGTATCGAACTCGCGGACCTTATGATGAAGCAGGGGGTTTTTCTTGCGCTCCTGCATCCCTGGGGCGCCGCTGATAATAACTACCGGCGACTTTTCAGCAAAAGCCTCGGCAGTGGTGTTGGCCACTTTCAGACCGCCAACGCAGTAGGTGACGCAAACAGCGCTCAAGCCGCGCACGCGCGCGTAGGCATCCGCGGCAAAGCCGGCGCCCTGTTCGTCGCAGGTATTAATAATGCGCAGCTTGCTCTTGGAAAGCAGGTCGTAAAAGCCCAGCACGTAATCGCCCGGGATGCCAAAGACGTGGCGGACACCATAAGCATACAGCCGTTCAATGAGGTATTCGCCAATTAAGGGAGAGGGTTTGGTGGCAGGCATTTGCGGATTAAAGGTTGGTCTTGGCCGGAATGTCTCGACCCCAGGCTAATTGCTCCGGCTCCAACCCGGGGTTCATGCCTTGAAACGGTTTCTTCATAATGCACACTTAGCATTCTTTCGTCAGGTCCGCACACTGGAAAATTCCCGCAAGCTTGAAAACACAGACATCAGTGGACGCAGTGGTTGTGTCGTTCGAGAGTGACCCCCATGCCCCACGCTAAGGAGGTCGCAGGCTTTGGACACCACCCGGGCCTAATGACCGAGTCGAAGCAACGAGCCGCCATTCCTGAGTGTAGGAGACGACGTAAGGAGTCTCTGATCAGCAACCTCCGGGTGAACCAAAGGCGGCCAATCTGACAATCTTGATCAGAGACTCCTTACGTCGTCTCCTACAAAGGTTTGGATCCGACCTATATTGTCATTGGCCCTGGGGCACCGCCAGAGCGGCCTGATTTTTCGTTTCCGATTTCTTCACCGCCCCATTAGATTCCTGTCCATGACCAAAGTGCGTTTAGGAATCATTGGATTGGGCAACATCGGCCAGCATCACTCGACGTATCTGGGCGCAGGCAAAATTAATCGCGCCGAACTCGTTGCCGTCTCCGACGCGGTTCCTGCCAAACTGGGCCGCTACAAACCGCTGGCCACCTTCGTTCAGGGGGAGGACCTGATCGCCTCGGGTTTGGTCGATGCGGTGATTATCGCCACGCCGCATTACCAGCACACGACCCTCGGGATTGCTGCCCTCAAACAGGGTTTGCACGTGATGGTCGAGAAGCCTATTTCG from the Verrucomicrobiia bacterium genome contains:
- a CDS encoding thiamine pyrophosphate-dependent enzyme — protein: MPATKPSPLIGEYLIERLYAYGVRHVFGIPGDYVLGFYDLLSKSKLRIINTCDEQGAGFAADAYARVRGLSAVCVTYCVGGLKVANTTAEAFAEKSPVVIISGAPGMQERKKNPLLHHKVREFDTQKKVFEQLTIASAVLSDPQTAFQEIDRVLHAALRFKRPVYLELPRDMVFIPGIPHYRTPEIHERSNQRSLQAALVEARQMIQSARKPAILADVEVHRFGLQDEVLDLVERTRIPIAATVLGKSVIGEQHPLYMGIYEGAMGREDVRQYVESSDCLIMLGAFLTDINLGIYTAHLDPARCISATSEKLSIRYHSYEEVRFKDFLNGLRRLRMPRRPLAKIPRPAALTEPHARAGYSADGEPARRASGASPLKVKALFERLNRFLSKNTVVIADVGDALFGAAELFIRERTEFLAPAYYTSMGFAVPACIGAQMANPKLRPLVLVGDGAFQMTGMELASVARYGLNPVVVVLNNGGYGTERHMQDGPYNDVWPWQYWRLPEILGAGRGFQVQTEQELEQALTEARAWTKGFCILDVRLAPLDRSPALDRLASRLARQLCRP